In Lentilactobacillus sp. SPB1-3, the sequence TATCGAATGTTTCGACGTTCACGTGATAGCCAGTTTCTTTTTGAAATTTAGCAATCAGTGCTGGATCGATATAATCTCCCCAATTATATAAGTTGAGGACTTTGTCACCAGTATCGCCGGAAGACTTCTGCAGAGCATCACTACCCGTTGCCAAGCCCAGACAAATCAATAAAATTCCTGCTGCAACAATTAAAAGTCTTTTCATTAGTGTCTTTCCTCCAATCGACGTTTCTTTTTAGAGGACCCACTTTGATTTTGGTGTTCAATGAAATAGTAAGCGACTACGAGAATCAATGAGAAGATAAACATGATCCCTGACAATGCATTGATCTCTAAGTCGATACCTTGACGAGCCCGAGAATAGATCTCCACAGATAAGGTAGTAAAGCCATTTCCAGTAACAAAGAAAGTTACCGCAAAGTCATCCAGTGAATATGTAATCGCCATAAAGAATCCAGAGATAATTCCCGGTTGGATAAAGGGAATAACGATATCTGATAAGATTTGGCTTTGGCTGGCACCAAGGTCTTTAGCTGCATTAATTAATGAGGGGCTCATTTCATTTAGTCTTGGTAACACCATTAATAAGACGATTGGAATTTCAAAAGCAATATGACTTAGGAGGACGGACCAGAATCCAAGAGGGATGCTGAGTGCTGTAAAAAAGATCAAGAAACTAGCACCGATAATTACATCTGGAGATACCAGTAAGATGCTGTTTAGTGATAGCAAAACCTGCTTAGTTCGCCGCCGTTTAGCATTGCTAATGTTGAATGCCCCAATGGTTCCGATAACCGTGGAAATTAGTGAGGATAGTAGCGCGATTAAAATAGTGTTTAAAAATATTGCCAGCATCCGTTTGTCAGCAAATAAGTCCTGGTAATGTCTTAGAGTAAAACCATGGAAGTTATCCATAGTAGTTCCAGTGGAAAAGGAATAGACAATCAAATAAATAATTGGAATATATAGCAATAAGAAAATGACGATTAAATAGAGTCTACCAAACTTAGAGGATTTAGAATTCACTTGATTGGCCCCCTTCGTTTGCGCCGATTACTGGTGAAGAACATGACGATGGCCATTGAGATAATCAATACCACACCAATGGTTGAACCCATTCCCCAATTCATCGTGGTTAAAAAGTGCTCTTCGACAGCAGTTCCCAACGTAATGATTTTGTTACCACCAATCAATCTTGAAAGCATGAATAGTGATAGTGAAGGAATAAATACAATTTGAATCCCTGATTGGATTCCTGGTTTAGTTAAGGGCAAGATTACTTTCATAAAGGTTTGCGCCGATGTTGCTCCTAAATCTCTACTTGCTCGAATATATGAATCATTAATATCTAGCAGGGAGTTATAGATCGGTAAGATCATAAATGGAATCTGAATATAAGCTGCCACGAGAATAAAGCTAGTATTGGTAAATAACATGTGGTGAACGCCTAGGCCTAAAAATTGTGACAGATTATTGACCAAACCATCATGACTTAGCAAGCCAATGAACGCATAGGCCTTTAATAACAAGTTGATCCAAGTAGGCAAGATGACTAGTAGTATCCACAAGTCACGATGCTTCAACTTACTAATATAGTAGGCCATTGGATAACTGATGATTAGAGTGAACAGCGTAATTAAGAAGGCATAAAAAACTGAGTTGGCGGTCATAGTCAAATAAGTGCCAGATTCAAAGAATGTCTTGTAGTTATCTAAAGTAAAATGGTGCGCGATATTAAAGAAAGAGTAGTAAAAAATCAAAGCCACCGGAGCGATTACAAATAACAATAGCCACAATGCATAGGGAGCATATAACAAACATCTTAACTTGTTATTCATCAAATCACCTCTCGTCTTCGTAGGTGTCGAGTCGTTTATCAAAGTTGGCTTCTGTTTCGTTGTATCTCATGACATGCATATCGTGAGGGCCAAAGCTAAGTCCGACTACCTTGTCATCTTCAGTCGCGTTAGTAGAGTGAATCAACCATTCGTTATCATCCTTGTCGTAAGCGATAATTTCGTAGTAGTCACCGCGGAAAAGTTGGGTGCTAACTTTAACTTGAAGTTTGCCATTTTCAGGGGATGTAATCACTAAATCTTCAGGTCGGATCACGACTTCAACGGGTTCATTTGGTCGCATCCCAGCATCGGCACATTCAAAAGTATGGCCTAAGAATTCCACTAAGTAGTCTTCAATCATTTTTCCTGGAATAATGTTACTTTCACCGATGAAATTGGCGACAAAGTGGTTGATTGGCTCATCGTAAATATCTACGGGTGAACCAGTTTGAAGAATTTCTCCTTTGTTCATCACAAAAATTTCATCGGACATGGCTAAGGCTTCTTCTTGATCATGAGTAACAAATAAGAAGGTGATTCCTAGTCGTTGTTGAAGATCACGTAATTCATACTGCATGTCCTTTCTTAACTTGGCATCTAAGGCCGACAATGGCTCATCTAATAACAATACCTTGGGTTGATTAATGATTGCCCTAGCAATGGCAATTCTTTGCTGTTGGCCTCCAGACAACTCATTGAT encodes:
- a CDS encoding ABC transporter ATP-binding protein, encoding MEKAIVELRGVQKQYDDGFVALKNINFKLKQGEFYTLLGPSGCGKTTILRSIAGFTEVTAGEVLFDGKRINDIPANKRQLNTVFQDYALFPNMNVYDNVAFGLVVAKVPKDEIKDRVIAALKLVQLEDYADREINELSGGQQQRIAIARAIINQPKVLLLDEPLSALDAKLRKDMQYELRDLQQRLGITFLFVTHDQEEALAMSDEIFVMNKGEILQTGSPVDIYDEPINHFVANFIGESNIIPGKMIEDYLVEFLGHTFECADAGMRPNEPVEVVIRPEDLVITSPENGKLQVKVSTQLFRGDYYEIIAYDKDDNEWLIHSTNATEDDKVVGLSFGPHDMHVMRYNETEANFDKRLDTYEDER
- a CDS encoding ABC transporter permease → MNSKSSKFGRLYLIVIFLLLYIPIIYLIVYSFSTGTTMDNFHGFTLRHYQDLFADKRMLAIFLNTILIALLSSLISTVIGTIGAFNISNAKRRRTKQVLLSLNSILLVSPDVIIGASFLIFFTALSIPLGFWSVLLSHIAFEIPIVLLMVLPRLNEMSPSLINAAKDLGASQSQILSDIVIPFIQPGIISGFFMAITYSLDDFAVTFFVTGNGFTTLSVEIYSRARQGIDLEINALSGIMFIFSLILVVAYYFIEHQNQSGSSKKKRRLEERH
- a CDS encoding ABC transporter permease; translated protein: MNNKLRCLLYAPYALWLLLFVIAPVALIFYYSFFNIAHHFTLDNYKTFFESGTYLTMTANSVFYAFLITLFTLIISYPMAYYISKLKHRDLWILLVILPTWINLLLKAYAFIGLLSHDGLVNNLSQFLGLGVHHMLFTNTSFILVAAYIQIPFMILPIYNSLLDINDSYIRASRDLGATSAQTFMKVILPLTKPGIQSGIQIVFIPSLSLFMLSRLIGGNKIITLGTAVEEHFLTTMNWGMGSTIGVVLIISMAIVMFFTSNRRKRRGPIK